One segment of Geomonas ferrireducens DNA contains the following:
- a CDS encoding GPMC system MBL fold metallohydrolase — MKITILGSGTSTGVPMVGCHCQVCGSSDPRDKRTRASILVESQGQRILVDTSTDLRTQALREGVPQIDAVLLTHTHADHINGIDDLRGFHFIHRKVIPCYGSPDTIGQVRGTFSYIFEGLCSEGYSPLMESHPVEVPFDLFGCRITPVPIRHGSFLATGYRFDDAAYLTDCSEIPEASMELLQGLDLMIIDALRFSPHPNHFNIEGALRMTEILKPRRTVLTHLTHEVHHSDGERLPDGVEFAYDGMTLEL; from the coding sequence ATGAAAATTACCATCCTCGGCTCTGGCACCTCGACCGGTGTCCCCATGGTCGGTTGTCACTGCCAGGTCTGCGGCTCCTCTGACCCGCGCGACAAAAGAACACGAGCCTCGATCCTGGTCGAGTCCCAGGGGCAGCGCATCCTCGTCGACACCTCTACCGACCTGAGGACGCAGGCGCTCAGGGAAGGGGTACCGCAGATCGACGCCGTTCTGCTCACCCACACCCATGCCGACCACATCAACGGCATAGATGACCTGCGTGGCTTCCATTTCATTCACCGCAAGGTGATCCCGTGCTATGGCAGCCCGGACACCATCGGACAGGTGCGCGGCACCTTCTCCTATATCTTCGAGGGACTCTGCTCGGAGGGATACTCACCGCTTATGGAATCGCACCCGGTGGAGGTCCCCTTCGACCTGTTCGGCTGCCGGATCACGCCCGTCCCCATCAGGCACGGCTCCTTCCTGGCTACCGGTTACCGCTTCGACGACGCTGCTTACCTTACCGACTGCAGCGAAATACCGGAAGCCTCCATGGAGCTTCTGCAGGGGCTCGATCTGATGATCATCGACGCCCTGCGTTTCTCTCCACACCCGAACCATTTCAACATCGAGGGTGCGTTGAGGATGACCGAGATTCTGAAACCGCGCCGCACCGTGCTGACCCACCTGACCCACGAGGTGCACCACAGCGACGGCGAGCGCCTCCCAGACGGGGTGGAGTTCGCCTACGACGGCATGACGCTCGAGCTTTGA
- a CDS encoding AzlC family ABC transporter permease produces the protein MKQRKPEFIRGARANVPVAASAMAYGSVLGVLASQKGLSWLDMMYMNTAVFAGAAQFVMVDMWSHHLPILEMTLAVLVINLRYLLIGASLDPLFSGKRLLHKVGMMHLVADENWAVTMSEQRRGSASTWFLFGGGVFLYMAWSSGTLIGLLGGGFITRPEDYALDFAFTAVFTALAVGVWRGKSDVIPWVAAGGAALLTHHFVPGKWYIVAGGLAGALSAMIGPGEAAVDGEEEGEENAVGY, from the coding sequence ATGAAACAGAGAAAGCCCGAGTTCATAAGAGGGGCGAGGGCCAATGTGCCTGTCGCCGCGAGCGCCATGGCCTATGGCAGCGTGCTGGGGGTGCTCGCCTCGCAAAAGGGGCTGAGCTGGCTCGACATGATGTACATGAACACCGCCGTCTTCGCCGGTGCCGCCCAGTTCGTCATGGTGGACATGTGGTCGCATCATCTTCCCATCCTGGAGATGACCCTTGCCGTGTTGGTGATCAACCTGCGTTACCTGCTGATCGGCGCTTCGCTGGATCCGCTTTTCTCCGGCAAGCGGCTTTTGCACAAGGTGGGGATGATGCATCTGGTCGCCGACGAAAACTGGGCGGTGACCATGTCTGAGCAGCGTCGGGGAAGCGCCAGCACCTGGTTTCTCTTTGGTGGAGGGGTGTTTCTTTACATGGCCTGGAGCAGCGGTACGCTCATCGGTCTGCTTGGCGGAGGCTTCATCACGAGGCCCGAAGATTATGCCCTGGACTTCGCCTTCACCGCGGTGTTCACCGCGCTGGCTGTCGGGGTGTGGCGCGGGAAGAGCGATGTCATACCCTGGGTAGCCGCTGGCGGCGCCGCCCTGCTTACCCATCACTTCGTGCCGGGAAAATGGTACATCGTGGCAGGCGGTCTTGCCGGTGCGTTAAGCGCGATGATCGGGCCGGGCGAGGCCGCGGTCGATGGTGAAGAGGAGGGGGAAGAGAATGCAGTCGGCTATTGA
- a CDS encoding AzlD family protein translates to MQSAIETQVIIAVALAAAVTYSLRLGGLLLASRFPRSGRFRRGMDALPGALLFSLVLPSIVAEGVWGLMAAALTGIVVIRTRNTLAAMLCGMLVIFLARRFS, encoded by the coding sequence ATGCAGTCGGCTATTGAAACTCAGGTCATTATAGCGGTGGCGCTTGCCGCCGCGGTCACATATTCGCTGCGTCTGGGTGGGCTGCTGCTCGCCTCACGTTTCCCGCGCTCCGGACGTTTCCGCAGAGGCATGGACGCCCTTCCCGGTGCGCTGCTGTTCTCCCTGGTATTGCCCTCCATCGTCGCCGAAGGCGTGTGGGGGCTCATGGCCGCCGCACTTACCGGCATCGTCGTGATTCGTACCCGCAACACCCTCGCCGCCATGCTCTGCGGCATGCTGGTCATCTTCCTTGCACGAAGGTTCAGTTGA
- a CDS encoding TIGR04442 family protein, with amino-acid sequence MFRDIRLHGYANDQIEFYAITAGSEAYNRYFFNTDPTDPGEIRFFSPGNEFIIGKNGISHRGNGGSFCEYMFGVDQPIADLAKEDVSNRLIIYGTHYDNRSGTLRFSERTEGYVSYDKIFFDGNAIFNYFFALTGADFSAPMHEQQERILRVLGKALKRSGAVGEEQDNLIIREILDIIDDPNAHLFLFKLINVRHREYSEAFKALYFNNKKITDSEFQSLAVLAERYGIDRYQQERIRIDVMYKHPDNRRIVDEYKNILIACNRKGEINKLENARLTRLKTLSVRNKIPGALFYTLDEMLKKDKKLVDLEESNYISETRTILEGMFLSERQIESTIDAEDMLKLLYAKKQAAENRDHAFEEMLLDASKACDEKIRDGADISILEGYSYIITYFDRYDATSSAINQLAFMENVRISEEMIRSLLGNKHAFDMLAPDLFTKLFLSGIFEDKYLGIYGRKKVSHLAAGLKLIEENRLTTSGLLEQLVKIDSDERLHLTLLAHIKDRIRNFYSKYATKADQDALKKELAEELKNKKLIDGEIPDHLFREAILTIKKEAVYIHNLLPQIILEKSWALREDFLENSGLDRFYVEELEREFFELNGLDLEELYQFRKGFN; translated from the coding sequence ATGTTCAGAGACATTCGGCTGCACGGCTATGCAAACGACCAGATCGAGTTCTACGCCATCACGGCGGGCAGCGAGGCGTACAACCGGTACTTCTTCAACACCGATCCGACCGATCCAGGCGAGATCCGCTTCTTCTCTCCCGGCAACGAGTTCATCATCGGCAAGAACGGCATCAGCCACCGCGGCAACGGCGGCTCCTTCTGCGAGTACATGTTCGGGGTGGACCAGCCGATCGCCGACCTCGCCAAGGAAGACGTCTCCAACCGCCTCATCATCTACGGCACCCACTACGACAACCGCTCCGGCACGCTGAGGTTCAGCGAGCGCACCGAAGGGTACGTAAGCTACGACAAGATCTTCTTCGACGGCAACGCCATCTTCAACTATTTCTTCGCCCTTACCGGGGCCGACTTCTCCGCCCCCATGCACGAGCAGCAGGAGCGCATCCTCAGGGTGCTGGGGAAGGCACTCAAGCGCTCAGGTGCGGTCGGCGAAGAACAGGATAACCTGATCATCCGGGAAATCCTCGACATCATCGACGACCCCAACGCCCACCTCTTCCTCTTCAAGCTGATCAACGTCCGGCACCGCGAGTACAGCGAGGCCTTCAAGGCGCTCTACTTCAACAACAAGAAGATCACCGACTCCGAGTTCCAGTCCTTGGCCGTCCTTGCCGAACGTTACGGCATCGACCGCTATCAGCAGGAGAGAATCCGGATCGACGTGATGTACAAGCATCCCGACAACCGGCGCATCGTCGACGAGTACAAGAACATCCTGATCGCCTGCAACCGCAAGGGGGAGATCAACAAGCTCGAGAACGCGCGCCTGACGCGCCTCAAGACCCTTTCGGTGCGCAACAAGATCCCCGGGGCGCTCTTTTACACCCTGGACGAGATGCTCAAGAAGGACAAGAAGCTGGTCGACCTGGAGGAGAGCAACTACATCTCCGAGACCCGCACCATCCTGGAGGGGATGTTCCTTTCCGAGCGGCAGATCGAGAGCACCATCGACGCTGAGGACATGCTGAAACTCCTCTACGCTAAAAAACAGGCTGCGGAGAACCGCGACCACGCCTTCGAGGAGATGCTTCTTGACGCCAGCAAGGCCTGCGACGAGAAGATCCGCGACGGCGCCGACATATCCATCCTGGAAGGCTACTCCTACATCATCACCTACTTCGACCGCTACGACGCGACCTCCTCGGCGATCAACCAGCTCGCCTTCATGGAGAACGTGAGGATTTCCGAGGAGATGATCCGAAGCCTGCTCGGCAACAAGCACGCCTTCGACATGCTAGCCCCCGACCTCTTCACGAAGCTCTTCCTCTCCGGCATCTTCGAGGACAAGTACCTTGGGATCTACGGCAGGAAGAAGGTGAGCCATTTGGCAGCGGGCCTCAAGCTCATCGAGGAAAACCGCCTCACCACCAGCGGCCTTCTCGAGCAGTTGGTGAAGATCGACAGCGACGAGCGCCTGCACCTCACCCTGCTCGCTCACATCAAGGATCGCATCCGCAATTTCTACTCCAAGTACGCCACCAAGGCGGACCAGGATGCCCTCAAGAAGGAGCTCGCCGAGGAGTTGAAGAACAAGAAACTCATCGACGGCGAGATCCCCGACCACCTGTTCCGCGAGGCGATCCTCACCATCAAGAAAGAAGCGGTGTACATCCACAACCTGCTGCCGCAGATCATCCTCGAGAAGAGCTGGGCGCTACGCGAGGACTTCCTGGAGAACTCCGGCCTCGACCGTTTCTACGTCGAGGAGCTCGAGCGCGAGTTCTTCGAGCTGAACGGCCTGGACCTCGAAGAGCTGTATCAGTTCAGGAAAGGGTTCAACTAA
- a CDS encoding GPMC system family 4 glycosyltransferase has protein sequence MRVGIVAPNYYPAETGNAVTVRRIESELRLLGCEVQVFPVDRLSGERLQEAVREFQPQLLHAFHAYHGGRVAYALSKLLSIPYLITLTGTDVYQALCDQRGLEMHGALRGAARLVAFHGCVKKRLGEHLHSLEARTVLIRQGVELPKEFASVASAEGKGEFTFLLPAGLRPVKNAMFPLAPLAELHARYPQLRLELAGPVLDTAYAAEVMEALESCPFARYLGVVPHDSMGALYRRVDVVLNTSLTEGGMANTVLEASAYAKPLLVADIEGNRSIVKDGVNGLVYHGAAEFKAKAKQLLTDAHLRERLGKNGRDLVREQCCPEKEGQAYYSLYQEILAEA, from the coding sequence ATGCGTGTCGGCATTGTCGCCCCCAATTACTATCCTGCTGAAACCGGCAACGCCGTTACTGTAAGACGTATCGAGAGCGAACTGAGGCTTCTTGGCTGCGAGGTGCAGGTATTCCCGGTGGACCGTCTGTCGGGAGAGCGCCTGCAGGAGGCGGTAAGGGAGTTCCAGCCGCAGCTTTTGCATGCCTTCCATGCCTACCACGGCGGGCGCGTGGCCTACGCGCTCTCGAAGCTGCTGTCCATTCCCTATCTGATTACCTTGACCGGTACCGACGTGTACCAGGCGCTGTGCGATCAGCGCGGGCTGGAGATGCACGGTGCGCTGCGCGGTGCCGCGCGGCTGGTCGCGTTCCACGGCTGCGTGAAGAAGCGGCTTGGCGAACACCTGCACAGCCTTGAGGCGCGCACCGTCCTGATCCGCCAGGGGGTCGAGCTTCCCAAGGAATTCGCTTCCGTTGCGTCCGCGGAAGGAAAAGGCGAGTTCACCTTCCTGCTTCCTGCCGGCCTGCGTCCGGTGAAGAACGCGATGTTTCCCCTGGCGCCGCTTGCCGAGCTGCACGCACGCTACCCGCAGCTGCGCCTTGAGCTGGCCGGCCCGGTGCTCGACACGGCCTACGCCGCCGAGGTGATGGAGGCCCTGGAAAGCTGTCCCTTCGCCCGATACCTCGGCGTCGTGCCCCATGATTCCATGGGAGCGCTCTACCGGCGGGTCGACGTCGTGCTGAACACCTCCCTCACCGAGGGGGGGATGGCAAACACCGTGCTGGAGGCATCGGCCTACGCGAAGCCGCTCCTCGTTGCGGACATCGAGGGGAACCGTTCCATCGTGAAAGACGGCGTGAACGGTCTCGTGTACCATGGCGCCGCTGAGTTTAAGGCCAAGGCCAAGCAGTTGCTGACCGACGCCCATCTGCGCGAACGTCTGGGTAAAAACGGCCGCGACCTCGTGCGCGAACAGTGCTGCCCCGAGAAGGAAGGGCAGGCCTATTATTCTCTCTACCAGGAGATCCTCGCCGAAGCGTAA
- a CDS encoding GPMC system transcriptional regulator produces the protein MAATEQQLKTLGDRIAAYGKENLDEMLHLVGEGARLVSDQERVRIYLEDLTRGALSCAFACGSFATEIRQETFPIISAEAAVSNTFVTQMPAQFLHPASSGLPLDQDFSRRFEIDGTTMLPITSNGKSIGVACVDGELLSRDRIEMLIPFLARAGERVDHARKYHQQLLLARRVEVYKKREAASFMVRSAVHLIDGLTLASVLIPVRGGMEVLASHAENLELKQRYDNVGNIDLKHGTSLVSRYVNEAGVVTDDQLLKPLFIADLQDQTIQRRALTEEMGLRTLYMVPRLEPDTRRLICLINYFTRELASFSEFEEGLLQTHAEMVERVINEVGGEHLEIKVLSEISDLLQERNEGLHPFLTKVLSKATELIGADTGSIAIVQEREGEKWLVVENEEGAIVGAKNKEWLKKKIPPFKIGGEDLPVQERSLTGYVAWTKEPKIIGEVTDTSQHSGFHRPMNELIKSEMAVPVISDDEVIAVICLNSLQEGYFTEEHKRILQIIDRLTSRHISDIQRIERLQSEVNKLQSDIAYKDPKVSSYRLGNIIGNSRKAQEIVAFINTVSQPLSNRIALWSRHVLQEATIGLPSILVLGPTGAGKEFFFNNLYNKLNELYRQQINPDGELPVKKTNIAAYSGDLTYSELFGHIKGAFTGAYSDRKGILEEASGGIVFLDEIGDADPKTQVQLLRFLDNGGFVRLGENRERISRVLLVAATNKDLRKEIALGNFREDLYHRLTELSVVVPSLNERREDIPDLSTHFLGKLYRTYRSTEEAVRDDEPSLSNDAKEALVGHNYKGNIRELRSILLRALFFRSGKLVTGDDIRKAIRDGAQEQMVPASERLAEEVASSIMTEIETGKDFWEAVYEPYSQSRISRDVVKLVVERSRSAAGKSMPEVARHLKAITGDPQEDEEERKRFFRFKNFLYKTVKI, from the coding sequence ATGGCTGCTACAGAGCAACAACTAAAGACGCTCGGCGACCGCATCGCCGCCTACGGGAAAGAGAACCTCGACGAGATGCTGCACCTGGTCGGCGAGGGAGCGCGCCTCGTCTCCGATCAGGAGCGGGTGCGAATCTACCTGGAAGACCTCACCCGCGGCGCCCTTTCCTGTGCTTTCGCCTGCGGCAGCTTTGCCACCGAGATCCGCCAGGAAACCTTCCCCATCATCTCCGCCGAAGCAGCCGTTTCGAATACCTTCGTAACCCAGATGCCCGCACAATTCCTGCATCCCGCGAGCAGTGGTCTCCCGCTCGATCAGGACTTTTCCCGACGCTTCGAGATCGACGGCACCACCATGCTTCCGATCACCAGCAACGGCAAATCCATCGGGGTTGCCTGCGTCGACGGGGAACTCCTCTCCCGCGACCGCATCGAGATGCTCATCCCATTTCTCGCCCGCGCCGGAGAACGGGTGGACCATGCCCGGAAGTACCACCAGCAACTGCTGCTGGCCCGCCGCGTTGAGGTCTACAAGAAAAGGGAAGCCGCGAGCTTCATGGTCCGCTCCGCGGTGCACCTGATCGACGGGCTCACCCTTGCGTCGGTGCTGATCCCGGTGCGCGGCGGCATGGAGGTGCTGGCAAGCCATGCCGAGAACCTGGAGCTCAAACAGCGCTATGACAACGTCGGCAACATCGACCTGAAACACGGCACCTCGCTCGTCTCCCGCTACGTGAACGAAGCGGGCGTCGTCACCGACGACCAACTCCTGAAACCGCTCTTCATCGCCGATCTGCAGGACCAGACCATACAGCGTCGCGCCCTCACCGAGGAGATGGGGCTGAGAACTCTCTACATGGTGCCTCGCCTCGAGCCGGACACGCGCCGCCTCATCTGCCTCATCAACTACTTCACCCGCGAGTTGGCGAGCTTCAGCGAGTTCGAGGAAGGACTCCTTCAGACCCACGCCGAGATGGTGGAGCGCGTCATCAACGAGGTCGGCGGGGAGCACCTGGAAATCAAGGTCCTCTCCGAGATCTCCGACCTTTTGCAGGAGCGCAACGAGGGACTGCATCCCTTCCTCACCAAGGTGCTTTCCAAGGCGACCGAGCTGATCGGCGCGGACACCGGGAGCATAGCCATCGTGCAGGAGCGCGAGGGTGAGAAGTGGCTGGTGGTTGAGAACGAGGAAGGTGCCATTGTCGGGGCGAAGAACAAGGAATGGCTCAAGAAGAAGATCCCGCCCTTCAAGATCGGCGGCGAAGACCTCCCCGTGCAGGAACGCAGCCTGACCGGTTACGTCGCGTGGACAAAGGAGCCGAAGATCATCGGAGAGGTCACGGACACCTCGCAGCATTCGGGCTTTCACCGTCCCATGAACGAGCTGATCAAGAGCGAGATGGCCGTTCCGGTGATCAGCGACGACGAGGTGATCGCAGTCATCTGCCTGAACTCGCTGCAGGAAGGATATTTCACCGAAGAGCACAAGCGTATCCTGCAGATTATCGACCGCCTAACGTCCCGGCACATCTCCGACATCCAGCGCATCGAGCGCCTGCAGTCCGAGGTGAACAAGCTGCAAAGCGACATCGCCTACAAGGACCCGAAGGTTTCCTCGTACCGTCTCGGCAACATCATCGGCAACAGCCGCAAGGCGCAGGAGATCGTCGCCTTCATCAACACCGTTTCCCAACCGCTTTCAAACCGCATCGCCCTCTGGAGCCGCCACGTTTTGCAGGAGGCGACCATCGGGCTGCCGTCCATACTGGTGCTCGGTCCCACCGGAGCGGGTAAGGAATTCTTCTTCAACAACCTGTACAACAAGCTGAACGAGCTGTACCGGCAGCAGATCAACCCGGACGGCGAGCTCCCTGTCAAGAAGACCAACATCGCCGCCTACAGCGGAGACCTCACCTACTCCGAGCTTTTCGGTCATATCAAGGGGGCCTTCACCGGCGCCTACAGCGACCGCAAGGGGATCCTCGAAGAGGCTTCCGGCGGCATCGTCTTCCTCGACGAGATCGGCGACGCCGACCCGAAAACCCAGGTGCAGCTTTTGCGTTTTCTGGACAACGGCGGTTTCGTCCGTCTAGGCGAGAACCGGGAGAGGATCAGCCGCGTCCTGCTCGTCGCCGCCACCAACAAAGACCTGAGAAAAGAGATCGCCCTCGGGAACTTCCGTGAGGACCTGTACCACCGTCTCACCGAGCTCTCCGTCGTGGTCCCGTCTCTTAACGAGCGGCGAGAGGACATCCCCGACCTATCCACCCACTTCCTCGGCAAGCTCTACAGGACTTACCGAAGCACCGAGGAAGCCGTTCGCGACGACGAGCCGAGCCTCTCAAACGACGCCAAGGAAGCTCTCGTCGGCCACAACTACAAAGGGAACATCCGCGAGTTGCGAAGCATCCTGCTGCGGGCGCTGTTTTTCAGGAGCGGGAAGCTTGTGACCGGCGATGACATCAGGAAAGCCATCAGGGATGGTGCACAAGAGCAGATGGTACCGGCCTCCGAGCGTTTGGCCGAAGAAGTGGCCAGCAGCATCATGACCGAGATAGAGACGGGGAAGGATTTTTGGGAAGCGGTCTACGAGCCCTACTCTCAGAGCAGGATTTCCCGCGACGTGGTGAAGCTGGTAGTCGAGCGGAGTCGGAGTGCCGCCGGCAAGAGCATGCCCGAAGTAGCCCGGCATCTGAAAGCCATCACCGGCGATCCACAGGAGGACGAAGAAGAAAGGAAGCGCTTCTTTAGATTCAAGAACTTCCTTTACAAGACGGTGAAGATTTAG